The genomic segment ACGGAATGACGGGCCAGTATCAAGTACGGGGCAGGCTTGTCAAGCCCGGAAAGACAAACAACAAGCAAGGAGGACGTGGATGCGCAGATACCGAAAACAGCTTGTGATGTTCACCCTGAGCTCCCTGCTCAGCGTCGCCGCGTGCGCGGTCATTACCGTCAATGTCTATTTTCCGGAAAAGGATGTCAAATCGGCCTACAAGTCGCTGGAGGAGGAGTTGCTTCAGCCGACTCCGAAGAAGGAGAAGGAGGCGCCAGGTCAGTCGCCAACGTCCAGCCTGCGGCCAGGGCAGCAATCGATGCTGGCCGTGATCCGTACGTGGCGAGTAACGTTGGTGAGCGAAGCGATGGCCCAGGACGATCTCTCGCGGCGGATTACGCAGGAGATCAAGGGCTATCCGGAGGTGATCGCCGCGTATAAAGGAATCGGACAGCGACTCGCCCGGATGAATCAGCTTCGAGATCAGGGATTGGTGGGTGAGGCGAAAGATGGGAAGGCGGCCCTACGCGCGAATCCCCCCCAGGTGGGCGAGGCGGAGGCCGCGCTGCTGCTGGAGGAGAATGGGGACCGTGAAGTGATTATCAACGGGATGGCAAAGGCGATCCTCAAGCTTACCCAGCAAGAGGCAACCCCTGCGAATCTGACGAAGGTGAAAACACAGGCCGCCGAGACCTTTGCGTCGATCCGCCGCGATGCGGCTCACCCGGGCTGGTGGGTGCAGATCCCGAACGGCACCTGGGGGATGCGCAAGTAACGCCCGACCCAATAAGGCAGCGGCCTTTACTGGTCTTCATACTTGGCCTTTAGCTCAGCCACCACATTGGCGTCTGCCAGCGTTGTGGTGTCGCCCAACGCCCGGCCTTCGGCAATGTCACGGAGCAGGCGACGCATGATCTTGCCGCTGCGGGTCTTTGGGAGTTCGGCCGTGAAGATCAGATCGTCCGGTCTGGCGAAGGCGCCGATCTTCTTGACGACATGCGCCTTGATCTCCGCCTGGAGTTCGGGAGTGGGCTTGATGCCGTCCCGGATGGTCACGAAGGCGGCGATGGCCTGCCCCTTGATCTCGTGGATGCGGCCGATGACGGCTGCCTCAGCCACGGCAGCGTGATCCACGAGGGCGGACTCGACCTCCATCGTCGAGACACGATGTCCGGAGACGTTCATCACGTCATCGACGCGACCCAGCAGCCAGAAATCGCCATCTTTATCTTGGCTTGCCCCGTCACCGGTGAAATAGATACCTTTATACTTCGACCAGTACTCTTTGGCGAAGCGATCCGGATCACCCCAGATCCCGCGGAGCATACCGGGCCAGGGCTTACGAAGCACGAGGAAGCCGGTCGTGGCGGGTCTGCCTCCCTCATCCACCACCTCAGCGTCGATCCCCGGGAAGGGCCTGGCAGCCGAGCCTGGCTTGAGCGTGGTAATCCCCGGGAGTGGCGTGATCATGATGTGGCCGGTTTCAGTCTGCCACCAGGTGTCCACCACCGGACAGCGGCCGCCGCCAATTACCTTCCAGTACCAGACCCACGCCTCGGGATTGATCGGCTCGCCGACGCTGCCAAGCAGGCGAAGGCTTGAGAGGTCGCAGCGATTCGGGTATTCTTCGCCCCACTTCATAAAGGTACGGATGGCCGTCGGCGCCGTGTAGCAGATTGTGATTCCGTGCTTCTCGATGATGCGCCAGAAGCGATCCTTAT from the Candidatus Methylomirabilis limnetica genome contains:
- a CDS encoding DUF1318 domain-containing protein; this encodes MRRYRKQLVMFTLSSLLSVAACAVITVNVYFPEKDVKSAYKSLEEELLQPTPKKEKEAPGQSPTSSLRPGQQSMLAVIRTWRVTLVSEAMAQDDLSRRITQEIKGYPEVIAAYKGIGQRLARMNQLRDQGLVGEAKDGKAALRANPPQVGEAEAALLLEENGDREVIINGMAKAILKLTQQEATPANLTKVKTQAAETFASIRRDAAHPGWWVQIPNGTWGMRK